The Homo sapiens chromosome 4, GRCh38.p14 Primary Assembly genome contains the following window.
gcccaggctggagtgcaatggcgcaatctcggctcaccgcaacctccacctcccgggttcaagcaattctcctgcctcagcctcccgagtagctgggattacaggcatgcaccaccacgcccggctaatttttgtatttttagtagagacagggtttctccatgttggtcaggctggtctcgaactactgacctcaggtgatccgcccacctcggcctcccaaagtgctgggattacaagggaaGTTCATTTTATCATCATTCACACTGGCAGCCCTTTCCAGGCTGTATATGTAAGCCTCTAAGGGAGTGAAGGaacaattttctaaagaaaagattACTTTTTTGTAGCCAATTTGATTCAATGACACAGCCAAGGAAGACTATGACACTTGGGTTTGATCCAAATTTCTTCTCAAAAAGTAATTGTATCCTGGTTCTCAGTGCTCTTTCTCCTGCTGCTTGTAGATGGTCCCTCCCTTCCCCTAGGAAATTATTTCACTGCTTGGGCAGTTGAAGCAGAACTTTTgaacagttatttttattttcttaacattaattaagttctttttttcagctgaattttctttatttagttataatttacatgcaataaaatccacacatctttttttttttttttttttttttttttttttttttttgagacagagtctcgctctgtcagccaggctggtgtgcagtggcacgatcttcggctcactgcaagctctgcctcccgggttcacgccattctcctgcctcagcctcccgagtagctgggactacaggcgcctgccaccacacctggctaatttttttgtatttttagtagagacggggtttcaccatgttagccaggatggtctcgatctcctgacctcgtgatctgccagcctcggcctcccaaagttctgggattacaggcatgagccacagcgcccggccaaaatCCGCACATCTTAAAGGTAAGGCTTGATTACATTTTACATATGGgtacatataaatgtgtgtatgtgtataaacatatgtatgtacatatatatctgtttatatacaaattatatatgtgtaggtacacctgtgtgtgtatacatgtagaTATATAGATAACCATATCTATGTAACAACCACCCAGATCAAGATATGAAACATTTCTAAAGAGTGGTCCCTGGCTACACTTTCTGCTAAAAAATACCTATCCTTTCCCTAAGCTGAattattattttgactttttcttaactatagattagttttgcttgtttttgaacttcatataaaggGAGTCGTACAGTATGTACATTTCTGTGTCTAACTTCTATTGCTCAACATTCATGGGATGTATCCATGTTGTGGGTATTAGTAGTTCTTCCTTTTTATCGCTGAGtactatttcattgtatgaatatacacaGTTTCTTCAtgcattcttctgttgatggacacttagattgtttccatttaggctattatgaataaggctACTGTGAACACCCCGAACAAGTCTTTTTATAGACATAatcattcatttctcttgggtaaattccCCACAGTGGCAATGCTGGGTCATCCAGTGTGTCTGTGTCTCATTTCATTGAACGTTGGCAGTTCTTTCAAATATACATTGAGATTTCTCTAATTCTCTCTTCCCATCTTTCTCCTCTGCCACCACTCTAAACCACTCTTCTGCTTCTGTTACCAGACCTGTTTCCTGACTTGCGTTTTCCTCTCCACAGGACAAGAAGAGGTATTTACGCCTCCTGGAGATTCACAAAATAATGCGGACGCTACCGACTGCCAGATCTTTACACTCACCCCTCCACCTGCCCCGAGGAGTCCGGTCACAAGGGCCCAGCCCATCACAAAGACACCCAGGTGtcccttccatttttttccacGAAGGCCCAGAATCCATTTTAGGTTTCCAAACAGACCTTTCGTCCCTTCAAGGTGTAACCACCGTTTTCCATTCCAGCCATTTTATTGGCCACACCGTTACCTTACTTATAGGTATTTCCCCAGAAGAAGACTCCAGAGAGGAAGCTCATCTGAGGAAAGCTGAGAGGGAAGAGAAACCCAAACATACTGAAGCAAAAAAAAGCCTATCCTTcagaaaaaagcaacaaaaagatttctgttttatctttcGAAACTAAAACTATTGGATTTGAAGATTAAGTATCCTAAACATCACTGACTAGAAACTGTTCTCTTTGTCAGCAGTGAAGATATTGGATCATAGGTTATTGATGGTTGCAAAATTGGACAATAACCACGTTATTTTTATCCTCAACCTCTTATGGTCACAGgatatttatgcaaataaaatctttaaatggGTGGCTCTAGTAATTCCTATCCATACTAAGATGCTGAGAGAATCCATCTCCTCCTCTAAATTAAACAGGATTTAAATAAATTGAGATCATTATAAACCACACGAAGAAACTGATGACACCGTTTTTATACTCATTGGAAAACATACAGAGCAAGGTGCATTGACAaagtaaactttaaaagaaattataaagctTAAAGCAATTAAAAAGTTATGAGGAGTCTGACTGTAGCTAATACTTTAAAGATATAAACTGACTTGTCTaacccaaataataataattattattattttcttggagacagaatttcactcttgttacccaggctggagtttagtggtgctgtctcggctcactgcaacctctgcctcccgggttcaagcaattctcttgcctcagcctcccaagtagctgggattataggtgctcgctaccaagcctggccaattttttgtatttttagtagagatggggtttcaccatgttggccaggctggtctcgaactcctgacctcaggtgatccacccacctcggcctcccagagtgctgggattacaggcatgagtcactgcgcccagccccaaataattacttttaaactATAGTATCTAAATTTACTTTAATGTTGACTTCAACTGATGCAAATTAATTtgataattttctcactgtttccCGTTATCATTACATAGATGCTGGCTAAAATAATATACTTCCTCTCAAACTTTTAACGTAATTCCAGGTTCAAAATGCCTGATTAAACTGCTACAAGAATATTCTGGTACCTCTAGAACTCCACAGAGATAAGTTCACTCAACTCTTGGAACCTTGTATTCTCAGGGTGCAATATGAGAAACAAATCCCACAGATTGCATTGATTGGTTATTTGTTTTGGCCACTCTGTAAAACACATCTTCCTGTTTATGCCACTTATCTTGCCTGTAACATAAGAACTTTAGTTCTGCATATGTGGTCAGTGGTTTGCACTTTTTCCTCCCAAGATCTACATGCAAaagttgctgttgctgctgctgctacaaaaacagaaaaaaaaaaatcaggatgaaGACATGAAAGGACTTTGGGAATGGTTGCcctaaaaaaggaaagagagataaAATCATCATGCTATGTTTCTTTGCTTTAttaaaatgatcaaaaaagaaaaaaactatttaattcacattctagaaaatattcattttaagaaTAGATTTTTGCTTCAAATTTACAGGCTTCAATAAAAACCTACTTGAAAGTctcttcagaaaaacaaaacaaaactatattttgaaataaaccctacctgctctcttttttttggttgatgGGGACATACCAGAAAAGGGCCAGCTTCAGGCAAACTTGAAGACAGATAAAGGTTTGTATTTGAAACCCACCTCCCCTTCTGACTCTCCTCCTTTATTCCGGCATGCTCACCACTCACCTAGGTACTCAGTGTCCTCATAGTGCCAGCAACTGCCAAAAACTAACCTACCTTTGACTGGGCTTTCTCTTCCCAAATGTTAGAACTTTTGCAATTCAAAATTTAATCGTTCTGAAATCTAGTCCTTGAAGGACTTGCTAAGTAATATGCCAGCCTCAGGTAAACTAAGACAAACTAATGATGGATGAACAGCTTCGATGCATTAATCACTGCATTAATTATAGAAGGCAGGCTACTCCTACAGTGTTTCAGAGTAAGGGCCTTTCAACATAGCTCTAGGTAAAATTGCATTATTCCTCACCCTGGAACATGTATAGAATATGAGAAGCAGCCCACACCTGCTATTAAAAGTATAGGCCTAGGAGTGCAAAAGGCTTATTTGGGGGAGGGAAGAATATGCTTTTGTGACTTAGAAAAATTTGCATCATTCCTTTGGATTcataaattcactttttaaatacagAGATTCCTAGCAGGTTTATTGAATTAGAAGGATAATGTGGAACCACTAATACCTCCATGTGAATTAGTTTCTCAAATTAGTTCCTTTCGACTAGCTGTTTTTGAAGCAATGGGAGTCTGTGGGATGGGTATAATAACTcttcaatgcattttttttcttttgaggcaggaaTTACAACAATAGTATTGTAAGTCTAAAGTTCTAATTATGCCCAAAAcacataacctgaatctaatcatcaaaaaaaaactcaaattaaGGAACATTTGCAAAACTGGCATCTTCAAAAATGTAgatgtcatgaaagacaaagattaAAGGAGATTGAAGTGGATGACAATTCAGTGCAATATGTGATCTCCGATTAGATCCTGGAGGTCAGAAGGGGAGGGACAGGACATTTTGGCATAACTGGGACAACTGACAAATTTTAAATTTGGACCATGTATTGGGTAATAGTATTCTGTCAATGTTAAACTTCCTGAATTTCATAATTCTGTAAGAGAACATTCCTGTTCTTAAGGAAAtagattttgaagcatttaagGGTAAATAAGTATGATCTCTGCAACTAAATCTCAAAAGATTCAGGAAAAATATGCATAGATATGcagatatgtgcatatatatgatagatagatacatagatagatatatagataggcAGACAGATGGGAAGTAATAAACCACATGTGGCAAATGTTTTTCCAGTTGATGTATTTGACTAAAGGGTATATGGGAGTTGTTTGTACTATTCTTGCAGCTCTTCTAGAGTTCGATATTATTTCaagaacaatatttaaaaattatttgaggagGTCTACTAGCTTGCTAGGGCTCCCATAACAAAGTgtcagactgggtggcttaaacaacagaaatgtatttctggaggctagaagtctaagatcaaagtgCCATCAGGGTTGGTTTTGATGTAAGGCAGGTGAGCCCCAAAGTGGGGCTTAGCCtgtgagggttcttggctttgcctaggaaagaattcaagggcaagccagaggTAGAaggaaacagctttattgaagaggCAGTGTTACAGCTttgtgactgctcctgcagagcaagGCTACCCTGTAGGCAGAGAGTAGTACCCcagggcagttttgcagtcatatttatactcaCTTGTAAGTCCATGCAGATTAAGGGGTGACTTATTCGGGAAGTTTGTAGGGAAGGGGTAGTAAATTTTGGGTCATTGGGTCagtgccatggaaaggggcagtaactccTGGGTGTTGCCATGACAATGGTAAATTGACacagcacactggtgggtgtgtctgATTGAAGGGTATTGAAGGGTGCTTCCTCCTCACTTTCCacccctgttttagctagtcctcaatctggTCTGATGTCTAAGCCCCGCCTCTGGAGTCCATTCCTGCTTCCTACTTTG
Protein-coding sequences here:
- the ODAPH gene encoding odontogenesis associated phosphoprotein isoform 2 precursor (isoform 2 precursor is encoded by transcript variant 2), coding for MARRHCFSYWLLVCWLVVTVAEGQEEVFTPPGDSQNNADATDCQIFTLTPPPAPRSPVTRAQPITKTPRCPFHFFPRRPRIHFRFPNRPFVPSRCNHRFPFQPFYWPHRYLTYRYFPRRRLQRGSSSEES
- the ODAPH gene encoding odontogenesis associated phosphoprotein isoform 1 precursor (isoform 1 precursor is encoded by transcript variant 1), with protein sequence MARRHCFSYWLLVCWLVVTVAEALSTFYLQQHINLHMDKKRYLRLLEIHKIMRTLPTARSLHSPLHLPRGVRSQGPSPSQRHPGVPSIFFHEGPESILGFQTDLSSLQGVTTVFHSSHFIGHTVTLLIGISPEEDSREEAHLRKAEREEKPKHTEAKKSLSFRKKQQKDFCFIFRN
- the ODAPH gene encoding odontogenesis associated phosphoprotein isoform 3 precursor (isoform 3 precursor is encoded by transcript variant 3) encodes the protein MARRHCFSYWLLVCWLVVTVAEGQEEVFTPPGDSQNNADATDCQIFTLTPPPAPRSPVTRAQPITKTPRYFPRRRLQRGSSSEES